One genomic window of Glycine max cultivar Williams 82 chromosome 16, Glycine_max_v4.0, whole genome shotgun sequence includes the following:
- the LOC102661487 gene encoding uncharacterized protein: MASMMDAMLGMKQLMESNAATATAVSSAAEADPTLPTAAHPPFPNVVEREKSTQGHVSNPHLGYNRGTYPYGLPPNYTPPIMHDDPGHIPPLILEGEPPRHPDEVHKDHQEPAQGDVDSYSPFPAEGPAPSALPRPNITREPRNHPIQPTFLPVGRPSRVAEEKGKLDLIEERLRAIEGFGDYPFADMTDLCLVPDVVIPPKFKVPDFDRYKGTTCPKNHLKMYCHKMGAYSREEKLLMHFFQDSLAGATVIWYTNLEASHIRTWKDLITAILRQYQYNSDMAPDQTQLQNMIKWENESFKEYAQRWRDLAAQVAPPMVEREMVTMMVDTLPVFYYEKLVGYMPSNFTDLVFAGERIEVGLKRGKFDYVSPIGASSRKTRIAGAKNKEGDAHTVTSTPAWPKPPQTPHGTHQYAQHHPSFSAGAEVSSDTALTQPRAPTSPQGGALRNPAPTLPHPANNAHLGANMTRNFLPRQAQIFAPIPMTYGELLPSLIANQLAVVVPGKIFQSLFPKWYNPSATCAYHGGTLGHSIEQCLALKSKVQSLIEAGWLTFQEDGPNIKTNPLANHGGGVVNAIEESRSRGPKLLEDVKTPRRFIYKALQKVGMIPCGGRREDSCLMHPSVLHDMETCSTVKDLLQRMIDQGRLEVGSKREEEQHVYMQSTDEEGPKKPKPLIIHK; this comes from the coding sequence atggcttccatgatggatgccatgCTGGGAATGAAACAACTAATGGAGAGTAATGCGGCCACCGCCAccgctgttagttcggctgccgaagcagacccgactctcccAACTGCCGCGCACCCCCCTTTTCCAAACGTGGTGGAACGAGAAAAAAGCACACAGGGGCACGTTAGCAACCCCCATCTAGGTTATAACCGAGGAACTTACCCCTATGGtttaccacctaattacacacCACCCATCATGCATGACGACCCGGGTCACATTCCTCCCCTCATCCTCGagggggagcctcctcgacatcCTGACGAGGTCCACAAAGATCATCAAGAGCCTGCTCAGGGAGACGTTGACTCCTACTCCCCGTTTCCTGCCGAGGGACCAGCGCCCAGCGCGCTACCTCGACCCAACATCACGAGAGAACCTCGAAATCACCCAATACAGCCGACGTTTCTGCCCGTGGGAAGGCCATCCCGGGTAGCGGAAGAAAAggggaaactcgatctcattgaagaaagattgagggctATTGAAGGGTTCGGTgattatccgttcgcagacatgaccgACCTATGCCTGGTACCGGACGTCGTCATCCCTCCAAAGTTCAAAGTACCCGACTTCGataggtacaaagggacgacttgccccaagaatcacctaaAAATGTATTGTCACAAGATGGGTGCGTATTCTAGGGAGGAGAAgttattgatgcatttcttccaagataGCCTAGCTGGGGCAACGgtcatttggtacactaatctagaaGCTTCCCACATCCGCacctggaaggatctgattaccgccatccttaggcagtatcaatacaacTCTGACATGGCTCCCGACCAAACTCAGCTGCAAAACATGATTAAATGGGAAAACGagtcctttaaagaatatgctcaGCGTTGGAGGGACCTAGCAGCGCAagtagcccctcccatggtcgagagGGAGATGGTTACTATGATGGTGGATACCTTGcctgtgttttactatgagaaattagtgggctacatgccTTCCAACTTCACAGACttggtcttcgccggagaaaggatcgaGGTGGGTTTGAAGaggggaaagtttgattacgtctcCCCGATAGGTGCCAGCAGTAGGAAGACCAGAATAGCTGGGGCAAAGAATAAAGAGGGAGATGCCCATACCGTCACCTCAACTCCTGCATGGCCCAAGCCACCGCAAACCCCCCATGGTACCCACCAATATGCACAACATCACCCAAGTTTTTCGGCTGGCGCCGAGGTCTCTTCCGATACGGCACTCACCCAACCAAGGGCACCCACATCCCCACAGGGGGGAGCTCTCCGGAATCCAGCTCCGACTCTGCCTCACCCGGCCAACAACGCTCACTTAGGCGCAAACATGACAAGGAACTTTTTGCCAAGGCAGGCACAAATCTTCGCCCCGATCCCGATGACATATGGGGAACTCTTGCCGTCTctcatcgccaaccaattgGCCGTGGTGGTCCCGGGAAAGATCTTCCAGTCCCTGTTCCCAAAATGGTATAACCCTAGCGCGACCTGCGCATACCATGGGGGGACCCTGGGCCACTCGATCGAACAGTGCTTGGCCTTGAAAAGCAAGGTCCAAAGCTTGATAGAGGCCGGGTGGTTGACTTTTCAAGAGGACGGGCCCAACATAAAAACAAATCcgcttgccaatcatggagggggggTGGTTAATGCCATCGAGGAAAGTAGGTCACGAGGGCCCAAGCTTTTGGAGGACGTAAAGACCCCCAGAAGATTTATCTACAAGGCTTTGCAAAAGGTGGGCATGATTCCCTGCGGCGGGCGCAGGGAAGACTCTTGCTTAATGCATCCGAGTGTACTCcatgacatggaaacatgttcgACAGTAAAAGATCTATTAcaacggatgatagaccaaggccgGCTTGAGGTCGGCAGTAAGAGAGAGGAGGAACAACATGTATACATGCAGTCGACAGATGAAGAAGGACCTAAAAAGCCTAAACCCTTGATAATACacaagtga